A genomic stretch from Eriocheir sinensis breed Jianghai 21 chromosome 31, ASM2467909v1, whole genome shotgun sequence includes:
- the LOC127005848 gene encoding uncharacterized PE-PGRS family protein PE_PGRS54-like isoform X33: protein MGACTRILPHLALALMLAVIVVPQRSQARTSLKDLSSRVCHSLTCGASDAFYPHPSYCTHYVHCISGTPYVKRCPSNLHFNAARGSCDIPREAHCVPFKRSCELQVPFVADGPTDGQVTCDCGGTCTKAHPYRCDAYYHCDAMGVEHLTECPSGLMFNSRVEQCDVPENTQCPQSPSCSCDNCRYPTSDHCSTFWQCENGKAVKHYCSSGLLFNRDTSQCDLAINVECSAGAWQSGSFVETVCVDHRKDCEVFVKEGGCVCNDDVCDWQTFVLQNCPKSCGKCKGEKTMKKRIFSLPSDGGNARKKSKESGSKEHGHGHGSKESGSKESGNKGSGSKESGSKESGNKGSGSKESGSKESGNKGSGSKESGSKESGNKGSGSKESGNKGSGSKESGNKGSGSKESGSKESGNKGSGSKESGSKESGNKGSGSKESGSKESGSKESGNKGSGSKESGNKDSGSKESGNKDSGSKESGSKETVEVDGNISGESCEGGDGGGGNGNNSTEGDGGDNVDVGSGGDGGNGGDGGNGGDVGGDGGSGGGHVVDGCVINCILGKYLPHPINCRKFIYCAPSGPEEVSCAPFNVWDQEELACTNERLTPCVTGSYITTEGKPCGSGGDGGDVGSDDDGDSGGDGDSGGDGDSSGDGDSSGDGDSSGDGGDAGSGGDGDSGDAGSGGDGGDGGIGGDGGSGGDHIVDGCIIPCSLGKYLPHPTDCHKFIQCAPYGPEEMPCAPGTIWEQGKLTCNHEGLTPCVTGAYLTPEGKTCGGDGGDAGSGGDGGSGGNGSSGGDGGSGGDGGDAGSGGDGDGDGSSGNSGGDGGSGGGHVIDGCVISCTLGKYLPHPTDCRKFIQCAPYGPEEMPCAPGTIWEQGKLTCNHEGLTPCVTGAYLTPEGKICGGDGGDGGDGSGGDGGDAGSGGDGGDGGSGGDGGSGGDGGDAGSGGDGGGDGGHVVDGCVINCTLGKYLPHPTDCRKFIQCAPYGPEEMPCAPGTIWEQGKLTCNHEGSTPCVTGAYLTPEGKTCGGDGGDGGDGSDGGSGGDGGDAGSGGDGGDAGSGGDGGDAGSGGDGGDGGSGGDGGGDGSGGNGGGDGGSGGGHVIDGCVINCTLGKYLPHPTDCRKFIQCAPYGPEEMPCAPGTIWEQGKLTCNHEGSTPCVTGAYLTPEGKICGGDGEDGGDGSDGGDAGSGGDSGDAGSGGDGGDGGSGGDGGDGGSGGDGGDAGSGGDGGGDGGHVVDGCVINCTLGKYLPHPTDCRKFIQCAPYGPEEMPCAPGTIWEQGKLTCNHEGSTPCVTGAYLTPEGKTCGGDGGDGGDGSDGGSGGDGGDAGSGGDGGDAGSGGDGGDAGSGGDGGDGGSGGDGGSGGDGGSGGDAGSGGDGGSGGDGGGDGGHVVDGCVINCTLGKYLPHPTDCRKFIQCAPYGPEEMPCAPGTIWEQGKLTCNHEGSTPCVTGAYLTPEGKICGGDGGDGGDGSDGGDAGSGGDGGNAGSGGDGGDAGSGGDGGDGGSGGDGGDGGSGGDAGSGGDAGSGGDGGGDSGHVVDGCVINCTLGKYLPHPTDCRKFIQCAPYGPEEMPCAPGTIWEQGKLTCNHEGSTPCVTGAYLTPEGKTCGGDGGDAGSGGDGGDAGSGGDGGDAGSGGDGGDAGSGGDGGDAGSGGDGGDAGSGGDGGDAGSGGDGGDAGSGGDGGDAGSGGDGGDAGSGGDGGDAGSGGDGGDAGSGGDGGDSGSGGDGGDAGSGGDGGDAGSGGDGGDAGSGGDGGDAGSGGDGGDAGSGGDGGDAGSGGDGGDAGSGGDGGDAGSGGDGGDAGSGGDGGDAGSGGDGGDSGSGDGGDAGSGGDGGDAGSGGDGGDAGSGGDGGDAGSGGDGGDSGSGDGGDGACEDAQYDCIFWAANNDCNCKPTDGDCSWQTYVAAACPKSCGSCEPQVGGDGDEVCEDNVSDCRFWAANKDCNCKPTDGDCSWQKYVADNCPKSCGTCNTSGDGGNGGEDGGSGGDGGDSGSGGDGGDGGSGGDGGSGGDGGDAGSGGDGGDAGSGGDGGDAGSGGDGGDAGSGGDGGDAGSGGDGGDAGSGGDGGDAGSGGDGGDAGSGGDGGDAGSGGDGGDAGSGGDGGDAGSGGDGGDAGSGGDGGDAGSGGDGGDTGSGGDGGDAGSGGDGGDAGSGGDGGDAGSGGDGGDAGSGGDGGDAGSGGDGGDAGSGGDGGSGGDHIVDGCIIPCSLGKYLPHPTDCRKFIQCAPYGPEEMPCAPGTIWEQGKLTCNHEGSTPCVTGAYLTPEGKTCGGDGGSGGDGGDAGSGGDGGDAGSGGDGGDAGSGGDGGDAGSGGDGGDAGSGGDGGDAGSGGDGGDAGSGGDGGDAGSGGDGGDGGSGGDGGDESVEDCELSCPKSEGIFPHPRDCRKWIRCLHGKPYVKECPFHLQFNPVLRVCDWPQHAKCVASSNADCGVPEPVVPTEPPNVKPDICDCECCLRPHPEDCTAYYYCEPGSNAEFHTCSEGLVFNPQLSQCVIQDQYPQCQPEKPPTCDPTCECLYPAEACTEYYKCNGDGVPVKFECFGGLYFNDEKHSCDLPKNVSCELRRKRTYNPEPQKYISAEECKTRKGFFAKRGDPSGYFMCSNGIAFSLRCPDGAVFSSAVGRCILRK from the exons CGTCGACCATCGAAAGGACTGTGAAGTATTCGTGAAGGAAGGAGGCTGTGTCTGCAACGATGACGTCTGTGACTGGCAGACCTTCGTCCTTCAAAACTGTCCCAAGTCGTGCGGCAAATGCAAGGGagaaaagacaatgaagaagagaatattttccctcccttctgatGGAGGAAACGCCCGCAAGAAGTCCAAGGAGTCGGGGAGCAAAGAACATGGACACGGACACGGCAGCAAGGAGTCAGGAAGCAAGGAGTCAGGCAACAAGGGTTCAGGCAGCAAGGAGTCAGGAAGCAAAGAATCTGGCAACAAGGGTTCAGGCAGCAAGGAGTCAGGAAGCAAGGAGTCAGGCAACAAGGGTTCAGGCAGCAAGGAGTCAGGCAGCAAGGAGTCAGGCAACAAGGGTTCAGGCAGCAAGGAGTCAGGCAACAAGGGTTCAGGCAGCAAGGAGTCAG GCAACAAGGGTTCAGGCAGCAAGGAGTCAG GAAGCAAGGAGTCAGGCAACAAGGGTTCAGGCAGCAAGGAGTCAGGAAGCAAGGAGTCAGGCAACAAGGGTTCAGGCAGCAAGGAGTCAGGCAGCAAGGAGTCAGGAAGCAAGGAGTCAGGCAACAAGGGTTCAGGCAGCAAGGAGTCAGGCAACAAGGACTCGGGCAGCAAGGAGTCAGGCAACAAGGACTCGGGCAGCAAGGAGTCAGGCAGTAAAGAGACTGTCGAAGTTGATGGCAACATTAGCGGTGAAAGCTGTgaaggtggagatggtggtggaggaaatgGGAACAACAGCACCGAAGGAGACGGTGGTGATAATGTTGATGTCGGCAGTGGAGGAGATGGCGGCAACGGTGGTGATGGAGGCaacggtggtgatgttggtggagaCGGCGGCTCAGGTGGCGGCCACGTCGTCGACGGTTGCGTCATTAACTGCATTCTCGGCAAGTACCTGCCTCACCCAATTAACTGCCGCAAGTTCATCTACTGCGCGCCCTCGGGCCCCGAGGAGGTATCCTGCGCGCCATTTAACGTTTGGGATCAAGAAGAGTTGGCATGCACCAACGAGCGTTTGACCCCCTGCGTCACTGGCTCCTACATCACCACCGAGGGCAAACCATGCGGTAGCGGGGGTGATGGAGGTGACGTCGGCAGCGATGACGATggagacagtggtggtgatggagacagCGGTGGTGATGGAGACAGCAGTGGTGATGGAGACAGCAGTGGTGATGGAGACagcagtggtgatggaggtgacgcAGGAAGCGGTGGTGATGGAGACAGTGGTGATGCCggcagcggtggtgatggaggtgacggCGGCATCGGTGGTGACGGAGGCTCAGGCGGCGACCACATCGTTGATGGCTGCATCATTCCTTGTTCCCTCGGCAAGTACCTGCCTCACCCGACTGACTGCCATAAGTTCATCCAGTGCGCGCCCTACGGCCCCGAAGAGATGCCCTGTGCACCCGGCACTATCTGGGAACAAGGAAAGCTGACCTGCAACCACGAGGGCTTGACCCCCTGCGTCACTGGCGCCTACCTCACCCCCGAGGGCAAGAcctgtggtggtgacggtggtgacgctggcagtggtggtgatgggggcagCGGTGGTAATGGAAgcagcggtggtgatggaggcagcggtggtgatggaggtgatgccggcagcggtggtgatggtgatggagacgGCAgcagtggtaatagtggtggagACGGCGGCTCAGGCGGCGGCCACGTCATCGACGGTTGCGTCATCAGCTGCACCCTCGGCAAGTACCTGCCTCACCCGACTGACTGCCGCAAGTTCATCCAGTGCGCGCCCTACGGCCCCGAAGAGATGCCCTGTGCGCCCGGCACTATCTGGGAACAAGGAAAGCTGACCTGCAACCACGAGGGCTTGACCCCCTGCGTCACTGGCGCCTACCTCACCCCCGAGGGCAAAAtctgtggtggtgacggtggagacggaggagacggcagtggaggtgacggtggtgacgcaggcagtggaggtgatggaggtgatggcggcagcggtggtgatggaggcagcggtggtgatggaggtgatgccggcagcggtggtgatggtggtggagacggCGGCCACGTCGTCGACGGCTGCGTCATCAACTGCACCCTCGGCAAGTACCTGCCTCACCCGACTGACTGTCGCAAGTTCATCCAGTGCGCGCCCTACGGCCCCGAAGAGATGCCCTGTGCGCCCGGCACTATCTGGGAACAAGGAAAGCTGACCTGCAACCACGAGGGCTCAACCCCCTGCGTCACTGGCGCCTACCTCACCCCCGAGGGCAAGAcctgtggtggtgacggtggtgacggaG gagacgGCAGTgacggaggaagtggtggtgacggaggtgatGCCGGcagtggaggtgacggtggtgacgcaggcagtggaggtgatggaggtgatgccggcagcggtggtgatggag gtgacggcggcagcggtggtgatggtggtggagacggcagcggtggtaatggtggtggagacGGCGGCTCAGGCGGCGGCCACGTCATCGACGGCTGCGTCATCAACTGCACCCTCGGCAAGTACCTGCCTCACCCGACTGACTGCCGCAAGTTCATCCAGTGCGCGCCCTACGGCCCCGAAGAGATGCCCTGTGCGCCCGGCACTATCTGGGAACAAGGAAAGCTGACCTGCAACCACGAGGGCTCAACCCCCTGCGTCACTGGCGCCTATCTCACCCCCGAGGGCAAAAtctgtggtggtgacggtgaagaCGGAGGAGACGGCAGTGACGGAGGTGATGCCGGCAGTGGAGGTGACAGTGGTGACGCAGgcagtggaggtgatggaggtgatggcggcagcggtggtgatggtggtgatggaggcagcggtggtgatggaggtgatgccggcagcggtggtgatggtggtggagacggCGGCCACGTCGTCGACGGCTGCGTCATCAACTGCACCCTCGGCAAGTACCTGCCTCACCCGACTGACTGCCGTAAGTTCATCCAGTGCGCGCCCTACGGCCCCGAAGAGATGCCCTGTGCGCCCGGCACTATCTGGGAACAAGGAAAGCTGACCTGCAACCACGAGGGCTCAACCCCCTGCGTCACTGGCGCCTACCTCACCCCCGAGGGCAAGAcctgtggtggtgacggtggagaCGGAGGAGACGGCAGTgacggaggaagtggtggtgacggaggtgatGCCGGcagtggaggtgacggtggtgacgcaggcagtggaggtgatggaggtgatgccggtagcggtggtgatggaggtgatggcggcagcggtggtgatggaggcagtggAGGTGATGGCGGCAGCGGTGGTGACGCAGGCAGTGGAGGTGAtggcggcagcggtggtgatggtggtggagacggCGGCCACGTCGTCGACGGCTGCGTCATCAACTGCACCCTCGGCAAGTACCTGCCTCACCCGACTGACTGCCGTAAGTTCATCCAGTGCGCGCCCTACGGCCCCGAAGAGATGCCCTGTGCGCCCGGCACTATCTGGGAACAAGGAAAGCTGACCTGCAACCACGAGGGCTCAACCCCCTGCGTCACTGGCGCCTACCTCACCCCCGAGGGCAAAAtctgtggtggtgacggtggagaCGGAGGAGACGGCAGTGACGGAGGTGATGCCGGcagtggaggtgacggtggtaaCGCAGgcagtggaggtgatggaggtgatgccggcagtggtggtgatggaggtgatggaggcagcggtggtgatggag GTGATGGCGGCAGCGGTGGTGACGCAGGCAGTGGAG gtgatgccggcagcggtggtgatggtggtggagacagCGGCCACGTCGTCGACGGCTGCGTCATCAACTGCACCCTCGGCAAGTACCTGCCTCACCCGACTGACTGCCGCAAGTTCATCCAGTGTGCGCCCTACGGCCCCGAAGAGATGCCCTGTGCGCCCGGCACTATCTGGGAACAAGGAAAGCTGACCTGCAACCACGAGGGCTCAACCCCCTGCGTCACTGGCGCCTACCTCACCCCCGAGGGCAAAACctgtggtggtgacggaggtgacgctggcagtggtggtgatggtggagacgcaggcagtggcggtgatggtggagacgcaggcagtggcggtgatggtggagacgcaggcagtggcggtgatggtggagacgcaggcagtggcggtgatggtggagacgcaggcagtggtggtgatggtggagacgcaggcagtggcggtgatggtggagacgcaggcagtggcggtgatggtggagacgcaggcagtggcggtgatggtggagacgcaggcagtggcggtgatggtggagacgcaggcagtggcggtgatggtggagacgcaggcagcggcggtgatggtggagactcaggcagtggcggtgatggtggagacgcaggcagtggcggtgatggtggagacgcaggcagtggcggtgatggtggagacgcaggcagtggcggtgatggtggagacgcaggcagtggcggtgatggtggagacgcaggcagtggcggtgatggtggagacgcag gcagtggcggtgatggtggagacgcaggcagtggcggtgatggtggagacgcaggcagtggcggtgatggtggagacgcaggcagtggtggtgatggtggagacgcaggcagcggcggtgatggtggagacTCAGGCAGCGGCGATGGTGGAGACGCAggcagtggcggtgatggtggagacgcaggcagtggcggtgatggtggagacgcaggcagtggtggtgatggtggagacgcaggcagcggcggtgatggtggagacTCAGGCAGTGGCGATGGTGGAGATGGTGCATGCGAAGACGCGCAATATGACTGCATCTTCTGGGCAGCTAATAATGATTGTAACTGCAAGCCGACAGATGGTGATTGCTCATGGCAAACCTATGTGGCTGCAGCTTGCCCCAAGAGCTGCGGATCTTGTGAACCACAAGTGGGCGGCGATGGAGATGAAGTTTGCGAAGACAATGTATCTGACTGCCGATTCTGGGCCGCAAATAAGGATTGCAACTGCAAACCAACTGATGGGGATTGCTCCTGGCAAAAATATGTTGCAGACAATTGCCCGAAAAGCTGTGGAACGTGTAACACATCTGGTGACGGTGGCAATGGCGGTGAAGACGGCGGcagcggtggtgacggtggtgattcTGGcagcggtggtgacggtggtgatggtggaagtggtggtgatggaggcagcggtggtgatggaggtgacgccggcagtggtggtgatggtggtgacgccggcagcggtggtgatggaggtgacgccggcagcggtggtgatggaggtgacgccggcagcggtggtgatggcggtgacgccggtagcggtggtgatggcggtgacgccggcagtggtggtgatggcggtgacgcCGGCAGTGGTGGCGATGGCGGTGACGCCggcagcggtggtgatggcggtgacgccggcagcggtggtgatggcggtgacgccggcagcggtggtgatggcggtgacgccggcagtggtggtgatggcggtgacgccggcagtggtggtgatggcggtgacgccggcagcggtggtgatggcggtgacaccggcagtggtggtgatggcggtgacgccggcagcggtggtgatggtggtgacgccggcagcggtggtgatggaggtgacgccggcagcggtggtgatggcggtgacgccggcagcggtggtgatggcggtgacgccggcagcggtggtgatggcggtgacgcCGGCAGCGGTGGTGACGGAGGCTCAGGCGGCGACCACATCGTTGATGGCTGCATTATTCCTTGTTCCCTCGGCAAGTACCTGCCTCATCCGACAGACTGCCGCAAGTTCATCCAGTGCGCGCCCTACGGCCCCGAAGAGATGCCCTGTGCGCCCGGCACTATCTGGGAACAAGGAAAGCTGACCTGCAACCACGAGGGCTCGACCCCCTGCGTCACTGGCGCCTACCTCACCCCCGAGGGCAAGACCTGTGGTGGCgatggaggaagtggtggtgacggaggtgacgccggcagcggtggtgatggaggtgatgccggcagtggtggtgatggaggtgacgctggcagtggtggtgatggaggtgacgccggaagtggtggtgatggtggtgacgccggcagtggtggtgatggaggtgatgctggcagcggtggtgatggaggtgacgctggcagtggtggtgatggaggtgacgcCGGCagcggtggtgacggcggtgacgGAGGCAGCGGTGGTGACGGAGGTGATGAAAGCGTTGAGGACTGTGAACTGTCGTGCCCGAAGAGCGAAGGAATATTCCCTCACCCTCGTGACTGCAGGAAGTGGATACGTTGCCTGCACGGGAAGCCTTACGTGAAGGAGTGTCCCTTCCACCTGCAGTTCAACCCTGTGCTCCGAGTGTGTGACTGGCCCCAGCACGCCAAATGTGTAGCTTCCAGTAATGCGGATTGTGGCGTTCCCGAACCTGTCGTTCCAACGGAGCCGCCCAATGTCAAGCCCGATATCTGCGACTGCGAGTGTTGCCTGCGACCTCACCCTGAAGACTGCACGGCCTATTACTACTGTGAG CCTGGCTCCAACGCCGAGTTCCACACCTGCTCGGAGGGGCTCGTGTTCAACCCCCAGCTGAGCCAGTGCGTCATCCAGGACCAGTACCCGCAGTGCCAGCCCGAGAAGCCCCCGACGTGCGATCCCACCTGTGAATGTCTCTATCCGGCAGAGGCCTGCACCGAGTACTACAAGT GCAACGGTGACGGCGTTCCCGTGAAGTTCGAGTGTTTTGGTGGCCTTTACTTCAACGACGAGAAGCACTCCTGCGACCTCCCGAAGAACGTGTCCTGCGAGCTGCGTCGGAAGAGGACGTACAATCCAGAGCCGCAGAAGTACATAAGCG CCGAGGAGTGCAAGACCCGCAAAGGATTCTTCGCCAAGAGAGGGGATCCTTCGGGCTACTTCATGTGCAGCAACGGCATCGCCTTCTCTCTGCGGTGTCCTGACGGCGCAGTGTTCAGCTCCGCGGTCGGCAGATGTATCCTCAGAAAGTAA